A region of Culicoides brevitarsis isolate CSIRO-B50_1 chromosome 1, AGI_CSIRO_Cbre_v1, whole genome shotgun sequence DNA encodes the following proteins:
- the LOC134832880 gene encoding mediator of RNA polymerase II transcription subunit 28, with the protein MANSGARATQNLFDEFEEAFQNCIHSLSKEETTTGEDLSEIKQEVDHATLRFVDLGRQMEYFFLQKRFITAHTRPDLVLKEEIQDLKQEIARKDELIKRHFEKIDQWKGLLNDQPTPTQFPKMMPNEGRPMGGLPMQPPAPHMQMSAASSPQMHPGGPGVPPNAPHGMMQMPPQPNPQQQMYMQQAGMRPNFPQGPLAYLEKTTNNIDMVGLGDVRR; encoded by the coding sequence ATGGCCAATTCCGGAGCTCGAGCCACACAAAATCTCTTCGACGAGTTCGAGGAAGCGTTCCAAAATTGCATCCACTCATTATCGAAGGAAGAAACGACGACGGGCGAAGATCTTTCCGAAATTAAGCAAGAAGTTGACCATGCAACGCTTCGTTTTGTCGATCTCGGGCGTCAAATGGAGTATTTCTTCCTGCAAAAACGCTTCATCACCGCACACACGCGTCCCGATCTCGTTCTCAAGGAGGAAATTCAAGACTTGAAACAAGAAATTGCCCGCAAAGACGAGCTAATTAAGCgacattttgagaaaattgatCAATGGAAGGGTTTGTTGAACGATCAACCGACGCCCACACAATTTCCCAAAATGATGCCGAACGAAGGGCGTCCCATGGGAGGTTTGCCGATGCAACCGCCAGCACCGCATATGCAAATGTCCGCTGCTTCGTCGCCTCAAATGCATCCGGGAGGGCCTGGAGTTCCGCCAAATGCGCCGCACGGCATGATGCAAATGCCTCCGCAGCCGAATCCGCAACAACAAATGTACATGCAGCAAGCGGGAATGAGACCGAATTTTCCGCAGGGACCGTTAGCGTATCTCGAAAAGACCACAAATAATATAGATATGGTTGGGCTTGGGGATGTGAGGAGATGA
- the LOC134836939 gene encoding leucine-rich repeat-containing protein 58, translating to MEVQYTSESSDSDSREEKTVDISHRNLSTNEAEDRLEHLYPKPIAFDDIENVFLHHNMLSHLPSGVMKFHNLKVLDISSNNLTSIPDQINQIPLVTFIAKNNKLTNESLPKILFAQSRNIKEINLSGNRFEHFPQQLLDLRSLKYLYLGGNQIATLPPRISKMQSLQLLSLSGNHLIDVPETVGRLKNLQALVLADNLIERLPPSIANLKKLSSLLLHKNRLRTLPREIISLKNLNELSLRDNPLVKRFVQDMTLNPPSLLELAGRAVRFSGLKPSAADIPWTLVEYLSCANCCVNPKCRGVYFDNRVEHIKFVDFCGKYRVPLLQYLCSSKCIEDASLPDPHAYSSSDEEPEASSYMMRKVLLG from the exons atggaagtcCAATACACGTCGGAGAGCAGCGACAGTGATTCGCGCGAAGAAAAAACTGTCGATATATCGCATCGAAATCTCTCCACAAACGAGGCGGAAGATCGTCTCGAACATTTGTATCCCAAGCCCATCGCGTTCGATGACATCGAAAATGTCTTCTTGCATCACAACATGCTGAGCCATTTGCCGTCGGGCGTCATGAAATTCCACAATTTGAAGGTACTGGACATCAGTTCGAACAATTTAACGTCGATTCCGGACCAAATCAACCAAATTCCGCTCGTGACCTTCATTGCCAAGAACAACAAACTCACGAACGAGTCGCTGCCGAAAATTCTCTTCGCCCAAAGCAGAAACATCAAAGAAATCAATTTGAGTGGAAATCGTTTTGAGCACTTCCCGCAACAGCTGCTCGACTTGCGCAGCTTGAAATATCTCTATTTGGGCGGAAATCAGATCGCAACACTTCCGCCGCGAATCAGCAAGATgcaaag CTTGCAACTTCTTTCGCTGAGCGGCAACCATCTCATTGACGTTCCCGAGACAGTTGGCAGATTGAAGAATCTCCAAGCACTCGTTTTAGCCGACAACTTAATTGAACGACTTCCGCCATCGATTGCCAATCTGAAAAAGCTCTCATCGCTGCTGTTACACAAAAACCGCTTGCGAACCTTGCCCCGTGAGAttatttcactcaaaaatctGAACGAG CTGAGTCTCCGTGATAATCCGCTAGTCAAGCGATTTGTGCAAGACATGACACTGAACCCTCCGTCCCTTTTGGAGCTCGCAGGACGTGCTGTGCGTTTTTCGGGCCTCAAACCGAGCGCTGCCGACATTCCATGGACCCTCGTTGAATATTTGTCGTGTGCCAACTGCTGCGTTAACCCTAAATGTCGGG gagttTATTTTGATAATCGCGTCGAACACATAAAATTTGTCGATTTTTGTGGGAAATATCGAGTTCCGTTGCTTCAGTATTTGTGCTCttcaaa atgcaTTGAGGATGCAAGTTTGCCAGATCCGCATGCCTATTCCAGTAGTGATGAAGAACCCGAAGCAAGTAGTTACATGATGCGAAAGGTTCTTTTAGGTTAA
- the LOC134838359 gene encoding cyclin-dependent kinase 12-like, protein MAVTANSMDPNYKPNAFRIPDEFWDEVQAMIDEIDIAFDEELIKLKQQESEESSSVKPETTEPKILPTAYSSDDCEIVGVTRIKSRRNSSSYDSSDSGRKEHRSRRDQKKSKKKHRNRSSSGSLERIKEQLRKKLKENELLDEIERLEEEKRRRQRSSYDSRTDYKAVPSTSKDTSYKIRSRSRSRSSERFRSGSKELSTSRNSSEGQYEVRILYPTRRSPSPFSKRSRSPFSKRVSNSPKRYSRSPFRRQDSPNRSRGRSRSISPFNKSTKFGSFDEKRNEEKKKKQSRWSKASPTPQIPPVTASKADSDDENWDDLIPAKPKTSGAGYNIEEVKNVKKPDFDFGAALYDNDDKKGNFREGKFGYKKGGGKSNRVIRIDDDEKDVVMLRPEQKPFMKKSNDKKWEEVMAKNSVPSPAAPKVTLPAPPPPPACLVERIDRAPSEEGELSSNSDEELNQPLPPGVEPTEFLPPKPTIPDAPKPVESFPPLPAPPLPPFSILNDDLPPGVDEIEQDTVLPVVKKASNVKKLREIFEKFMPERDEDEFLPPPMEFISTKPTNNEVKNVNLEETSQKSEKIDEKTEKPSITDTSVLPDTTESIEKIPDVDPSKLLSDEIIKEKQDVDVIYSRIKESIEKSEPPPADIRFLIEEYQPMGVSASGLLYREVDGQQLTIIPESLIEQVISSLHVLDNDSHLNEKITAERLTKRYFWPFMADTVRDFVKNCSKCSQ, encoded by the exons atggCAGTAACAGCAAACAGCATGGATCCAAATTACAAACCAAACGCCTTTCGCATCCCCGATGAGTTTTGGGACGAAGTTCAAGCAATGATAGACGAGATAGACATCGCTTTCGACGAggaattgataaaattgaagcaGCAAGAAAGCGAGGAAAGCTCCTCCGTGAAGCCAGAAACGACAGAACCCAAAATCCTCCCAACTGCATATTCCTCGGATGATTGTGAAATTGTTGGAGTGACAAGAATAAAATCGAGAAGGAACAGTTCAAGCTACGATTCGTCAGATTCCGGCAGAAAAGAGCATCGAAGTAGAAGAGATCagaaaaaatccaagaaaaaaCATCGAAATCGGTCGAGCAGTGGATCATTGGAACGAATTAAGGAACAATTGAGAAAGAAACTTAAGGAAAATGAGCTTTTAGATGAAATTGAACGTCTTGAggaagaaaaacgaagaagacaGAGATCCTCGTACGATTCAAGAACGGATTATAAAGCTGTTCCATCGACGTCgaaag acacaaGTTATAAAATTCGATCGAGAAGTCGAAGTAGAAGTTCCGAAAGATTCAGAAGCGGCTCCAAAGAGCTTTCAACTTCAAGAAATTCGAGTGAGGGTCAATACGAGGTGCGTATTTTATATCCAACACGTCGTTCTCCGAGTCCTTTCAGCAAAAGATCTCGAAGCCCGTTCAGTAAACGTGTCTCAAATAGTCCTAAACGTTATTCAAGAAGTCCTTTTAGAAGACAAGACTCTCCAAATCGATCACGAG gtCGAAGTCGGAGTATTTCTCCATTcaataaatcaacaaaatttggttctttcgacgaaaaaagaaacgaagaaaagaaaaagaagcaaTCTCGTTGGTCAAAAGCATCTCCAACTCCACAAATTCCTCCTGTTACTGCCTCAAAAGCTGATTCTGACGACGAAAATTGGGACGATCTCATTCCAGCGAAGCCAAAAACCTCAGGAGCTGGTTACAATATCGAAGaagtcaaaaatgttaaaaagccCGATTTTGATTTTGGAGCTGCTTTGTACGACAATGAtgacaaaaaaggaaatttccgTGAAGGAAAATTCGGATATAAAAAAGGCGGCGGAAAGTCAAATCGCGTCATTAGAATCGACGACGATGAAAAAGACGTCGTTATGCTTCGACCTGAACAAAAacctttcatgaaaaaatccaacgacaaaaaatgggaAGAAGTAATGGCGAAAAATTCTGTTCCTTCTCCAGCAGCGCCAAAAGTAACTTTGCCCGCTCCTCCGCCACCCCCAGCATGTTTAGTTGAACGAATTGATCGAGCTCCAAGTGAAGAAGGCGAATTATCGTCGAATAGCGATGAGGAATTGAATCAACCATTGCCTCCAGGAGTTGAACCAACAGAATTCCTTCCTCCAAAACCGACAATTCCTGATGCTCCAAAGCCCGTTGAAAGCTTTCCTCCGCTTCCTGCTCCTCCTCTGCCGCCATTTAGCATCTTAAATGACGATTTACCACCCGGCGTTGACGAAATTGAGCAAGATACGGTATTGCCGGTTGTGAAAAAAGCCtccaatgttaaaaaattgagggaaatatttgaaaaatttatgcctGAACGAGATGAAGATGAATTCCTGCCTCCGCCAATGGAATTTATTTCAACGAAACCAACTAACAATGAAGtcaaaaacgtaaatttagaagaaacatcacaaaaaagtgaaaaaattgacgaaaaaactgaaaaacctTCCATTACTGATACGTCAGTACTTCCAGACACCACAGAatccattgaaaaaattcccgATGTTGATCCTTCGAAACTTCTTTCGGATGAAATTATCAAAGAGAAACAAGATGTCGACGTAATTTACTCTCGAATCAAGGAATCCATCGAGAAATCTGAACCTCCGCCTGCCGACATCCGTTTTCTCATCGAGGAATATCAACCGATGGGAGTTTCAGCTTCGGGACTTCTTTATCGCGAAGTTGACGGACAACAACTGACAATTATTCCTGAATCGCTCATCGAACAAGTTATCAGCTCGTTGCATGTGCTTGACAATGATAGTCATTTGAACGAGAAAATAACCGCCGAACGCTTgacaaaaagatatttttggcCTTTTATGGCGGACACAGTTCgggattttgttaaaaattgttcaaaatgctCGCAGTAg
- the LOC134832870 gene encoding peptidyl-prolyl cis-trans isomerase D, with protein MTLAQPDFNKKVVFLEIQIGKEKVGRMVIQLRSDKVPLAAENFRCLCTGEKGVSSISGANLSYKNTKFNTIKKLFMVQGGDIVKNDGTNGESIYGKTFESEQSDLEHSEGAVGMANFGKPNTNNSQFYICAVDAPHLNETNTVVGYVIRGLGIISEMEQYTSDDGKPEKDVIVSDCGEILEGEDFEVHDNDETEDHLPPFPRDWKLWEADLTMDEMTRYLECITAAGDFFASQERFVEAARKYKKAIRFYRYFNDRTNLPAEKEQLKLWLHDNSVNLAGAQLKLQNYVETINAASDALKIKPNNGTALFYRAQARAARKMYELSLDDLKKALKESSGDKKRAAEILDEFERVKKLLLDYRETQKKAYAKMFK; from the exons ATGACTCTTGCTCAGCCTGATTTCAACAAGAAAGTCGTCTTTCTCGAAATCCAAATTGGAAAAGAGAAAGTCGGGCGCATGGTGATCCAATTGCGAAGTGATAAAGTTCCTTTAGCTGCGGAAAATTTCAGATGTTTATGCACAggagaaaaag gtGTCTCGAGCATCTCGGGAGCAAATTTATCGTACAAAAACACGAAATTCAACACAATCAAGAAACTTTTCATGGTGCAAGGAGGTGACATTGTAAAAAATGACGGCACCAACGGCGAAAGTATCTACGGAAAAACCTTCGAATCGGAGCAAAGTGACTTGGAACACTCGGAAGGAGCAGTTGGCATGGCGAATTTCGGCAAACCCAACACCAACAATTCGCAATTTTACATTTGTGCGGTCGATGCGCCGCATTTGAACGAAACAAATACCGTCGTTGGGTACGTTATTCGCGGTTTGGGGATCATTTCGGAGATGGAACAGTACACAAGTGACGACGGGAAGCCCGAAAAAGACGTAATTGTCTCAGATTGCGGCGAAATTTTGGAAGGAGAGGATTTTGAGGtgcacgacaacgacgaaacGGAAGATCATTTGCCGCCGTTTCCGCGCGATTGGAAATTGTGGGAGGCGGATTTGACGATGGATGAAATGACGCGATATTTGGAGTGCATAACGGCAGCGGGAGACTTTTTTGCGAGCCAAGAGCGATTTGTAGAAGCAGCGAgaaagtacaaaaaagcgATTCGCTTTTATCGGTACTTTAATGATCGCACAAATTTGCCGGCAGAGAAGGAACAACTCAAATTGTGGTTGCACGACAACAGCGTGAATCTCGCAGGAGCGCAACTCAAATTGCAGAATTACGTGGAAACGATAAATGCGGCATCGGATGCACTTAAAATCAAGCCAAACAATGGGACGGCACTTTTTTACAGGGCGCAGGCACGAGCAGCACGAAAAATGTACGAATTGTCGTTAGACGACCTCAAAAAAGCGTTGAAAGAATCGTCAGGCGACAAGAAAAGAGCTGCGGAAATTCTCGATGAATTTGAAcgagtcaaaaaattgttgctgGATTACCGAGAAACGCAGAAAAAAGCTTATGCCAAAatgtttaagtaa
- the LOC134838350 gene encoding zinc finger protein 615-like, with amino-acid sequence MSEKTCRICLKKCENLVSLQSSCEAFKEVSYATMYKFVCDISPLNDPQFLCLSCTPSLITAFEFRKRLEENEKTLRLIDLKRSPLQTELILFESNTNENLDCEPINAGKQVKRNQKQAKLVEKKFGCPDCEESFPYSYHLKKHRRTVHNYQPENVTTICGYCGKLCSQKSLDSHIKNIHFKSDTEFTCDLCQAKVSTKPGLINHMRSKHMELIYSCRYCEESFPNYSCRRTHEVRFHTFDYKFTCNFCPKKFMERVQLRKHIATHTGERRYRCEICAMAFITLTNLKLHLASHSDERPHCCQICNASFKTRMALKKHDRIHNERDYECPVCCLKYLVNQQLRLHIKRNHPEYPLPPPGTVMNKSALKRINAVAEKYKVQVSPSVGLSSRKNSI; translated from the coding sequence ATGAGTGAAAAAACGTGTCGAATTTGTTTAAAGAAATGCGAGAATCTTGTTTCACTTCAAAGCTCTTGTGAAGCTTTTAAAGAAGTTAGCTATGCAACGATGTATAAATTTGTCTGTGATATTTCTCCACTGAATGATccacaatttttatgtttatcttGTACACCATCACTTATAACAGCTTTTGAATTCAGAAAACGGCTTGAAGAAAATGAGAAGACCTTGAGGCTCATCGATCTAAAAAGAAGTCCTTTGCAAACAgagttaattttattcgaaagCAACACAAACGAAAATTTGGATTGTGAACCAATAAATGCTGGAAAGCAAGTCAAACGTAATCAAAAACAAGCAAAGCTCGTGGAGAAAAAGTTTGGATGTCCAGATTGCGAAGAAAGCTTCCCTTACTCGTACCATCTAAAAAAACATCGAAGAACTGTTCACAATTATCAACCGGAAAATGTCACCACTATTTGTGGTTATTGCGGAAAACTGTGCAGTCAAAAGTCTCTCGATAGCCACATCAAGAACATCCACTTCAAATCAGATACCGAATTCACTTGTGACCTGTGTCAAGCCAAAGTCAGCACGAAACCCGGTCTAATTAATCACATGCGGAGCAAACATatggaattaatttattcctgTCGATATTGCGAAGAGTCCTTTCCAAATTACAGTTGTCGTCGAACACACGAAGTTCGTTTTCACACCTTCGATTACAAGTTTACCtgcaatttttgtcccaaaaaattCATGGAGCGAGTCCAATTGCGCAAACACATCGCTACCCATACCGGAGAACGACGCTACCGATGTGAAATTTGTGCCATGGCTTTTATTACACTCACGAATCTAAAACTACATTTGGCATCGCACTCCGACGAACGTCCTCATTGTTGCCAAATTTGCAATGCTTCGTTCAAGACACGAATGGCGCTGAAGAAACACGACAGAATCCACAATGAACGAGATTATGAGTGTCCCGTTTGCTGTTTGAAGTATTTAGTTAATCAGCAATTGAGGCTTCATATCAAGAGGAATCATCCGGAGTATCCGTTGCCGCCTCCAGGTACGGTTATGAACAAAAGTGCCCTGAAAAGGATAAATGCGGTAGCGGAGAAATATAAAGTGCAAGTTAGTCCATCAGTTGGACTAAGTAGTCGAAAAAacagtatttaa
- the LOC134836795 gene encoding UDP-glucuronic acid decarboxylase 1, which produces MNRKLKKYGLLFLSFVIILCVYRSLANTAENEYSNRIVDASRFKHHKSQFREEDEVKSSPFTDLEDANRRISELESKISELSSLVKQLSASIPKKYPDVTFLNYKSRKRILITGGAGFVGSHLVDVLMMQGHEVIVADNFYTGRKRNVEHWLGHENFELIHHDIVNPLFIEVDEIYHLASPASPPHYMLNPVKTIKVNTLGTINVLGLAKRVGARVLIASTSEVYGDPTEHPQSETYNGNVNPIGPRACYDEGKRVSETLSYAYAKQEKVEVRVARIFNTYGPRMHLNDGRVVSNFIMQALQNESITIYGNGKQTRSFQYVSDLVEGLVSLMASNYSQPVNLGNPTERTIEEFAEIILQLIGSKSKYRSMPAVEDDPQRRKPDITRAKTFLNWEPRVPLQVGLEKTIEYFRKELQRVTHSERNIFVPEKT; this is translated from the exons ATGAATCGCAAGCTCAAGAAATACGGACTTCTCTTCCTGTCGTTTGTGATAA TTCTTTGTGTTTACCGTTCATTAGCTAACACAGCGGAAAACGAATATTCGAATAGAATTGTGGATGCCAGCAGATTCAAACACCACAAATCGCAGTTCCGAGAAGAGGATGAAGTCAAATCGAGCCCATTTACCGACTTGGAAGACGCAAATAGGAGAATAAGTGAATTAGAGAGTAAAATTAGCGAATTGTCGTCGCTTGTGAAGCAACTTTCCGCGAGTATTCCGAAAAAATATCCCGATGTGACATTTTTGAACTACAAAAGTAGGAAGCGGATTCTCATAACAGGCGGTGCAGGCTTCGTCGGGTCACATTTGGTCGATGTTCTGATGATGCAAGGGCACGAAGTGATTGTTGCCGACAATTTTTACACGGGTCGCAAACGAAATGTCGAACATTGGCTCGGACACGAGAATTTCGAGTTGATCCATCATGACATTGTGAATCCCCTTTTCATAGAAGTTGATGAAATTTACCATCTAGCGTCGCCAGCATCGCCTCCGCATTACATGTTGAACCCCGTAAAGACGATAAAAGTCAATACGCTTGGCACGATTAACGTTTTGGGTCTGGCGAAGCGTGTTGGAGCTCGAGTTCTCATTGCAAGCACCTCCGAAGTGTACGGCGACCCGACAGAACATCCACAATCCGAAACTTACAACGGAAATGTCAACCCGATTGGACCACGTGCATGTTACGACGAAGGCAAACGAGTTTCCGAGACACTGAGTTACGCGTATGCAAAACAGGAGAAAGTCGAAGTGAGAGTTGCACGCATTTTTAACACGTATGGGCCCCGAATGCATCTCAATGATGGGCGTGTCGTCTCGAATTTCATCATGCAAGCACTGCAAAACGAAAGTATCACAATTTATGGGAACGGCAAACAAACAAGGTCCTTCCAATATGTCTCGGATCTCGTGGAAGGCCTCGTATCGCTTATGGCATCGAATTATTCGCAGCCCGTGAATTTGGGAAATCCCACAGAACGCACAATCGAAGAGTTTGCCGAGATAATTTTGCAACTAATCGGCAGTAAAAGCAAATATCGATCGATGCCGGCAGTCGAAGATGACCCGCAACGACGAAAACCTGACATtacaagagcaaaaactttcCTCAATTGGGAGCCACGA gtGCCATTACAAGTGGGTCTCGAAAAAACGATAGAATACTTCCGCAAAGAGCTCCAACGTGTCACGCATTCGGAAAGGAACATTTTTGTGCCCGAAAAAACATGA
- the LOC134837039 gene encoding uncharacterized protein LOC134837039 — MAELPAELALDNFESAIASIDVCDMDVIDEVGESDEEEEPKSKKKRDEKSHRSHRSSRDRSHGSRNRSRSPRRYGRSRSRDRIRRRTPPKRKSPLKKGGAADFLKEIQQEFGEFEGLKEVQKKVETHTILNERDRDRNRVGSRGRNNFYQNNQRRQQNNQSQYQNMNGMQNQMMMNPMNGMGMNPMMMMGGPVNPYQMQMMDPGYCGGLAPPGVDPPVVNYSMPGPYMQPQAMPMPEPVPPVVQNPVVNEGRNASPPPDIGLGSISSQLLSEDRLPLSEYLETQVNRCSGKAIEPRSVRERALSKCKAALHRLENASQFNNKFLHVIPAYPSDESEPIGASPILPSKQNPVFRFSSKQKDAIKNSHPYPTITRNVRSIIRQLGIDESVIARRLASGNREEALVPAQVIQPKPSKSISTAIPVTNLPVRPQMRDQSCQTAVFSCPKCEDRYENCLNVGTQTTVIEKYSGSCQTDDADFTLAKLKLRNWEKKKQSNDIERLRDFQREYGVVENDSDEEFDDRKPIRPGAIGPPGFRELPSKNPRARTSYEDRNPYYGRY, encoded by the exons ATGGCAGAATTACCGGCGGAATTGGCGTTGGACAACTTTGAGAGTGCCATCGCGTCGATAGATGTCTGTGATATGGATGTCATTGATGAGGTAGGTGAGagcgatgaagaagaagaaccaaAATCCAAGAAGAAGCGCGACGAAAAAAGTCACCGAAGTCACAGAAGCAGCAGAGACAGATCACATGGCTCGCGAAATCGCAGCAGGAGTCCTCGTCGCTATGGAAGATCACGTTCTCGGGACCGAATTCGGAGACGAACGCCGCCGAAACGCAAATCTCCCTTGAAAAAAGGCGGCGCAGCGGATTTCTTGAAGGAAATTCAACAGGAATTCGGAGAATTTGAAGGTTTGAAGGAAGTACAGAAAAAAGTCGAGACTCATACGATTCTCAATGAACGAGATCGTGACAGAAATCGCGTCGGATCGAGAGGAaggaacaatttttatcaaaataatcaaCGGAGACAGCAAAATAACCAATCGCAGTATCAAAATATGAACGGAATGCAGAACCAAATGATGATGAATCCCATGAACGGCATGGGAATGAacccgatgatgatgatgggagGTCCCGTGAACCCGTATCAGATGCAAATGATGGATCCCGGATACTGTGGGGGCCTTGCTCCGCCCGGCGTTGATCCGCCAGTAGTAAATTACAGCATGCCCGGGCCTTATATGCAACCACAAGCGATGCCGATGCCTGAACCAGTCCCTCCTGTCGTACAAAATCCGGTTGTTAATGAAGGAAGAAACGCTTCCCCGCCGCCAGATATCGGTTTGGGAAGTATTTCGTCTCAATTGTTGTCAGAAGATCGCCTTCCGTTGTCAGAATATCTCGAAACTCAGGTGAACCGTTGTTCTGGGAAAGCTATTGAACCAAGATCGGTACGCGAAAGAg ccctCTCAAAATGCAAAGCGGCTCTCCATCGTCTCGAAAACGCCTCACAATTCAATAACAAATTCCTTCACGTCATTCCCGCTTATCCAAGTGACGAATCTGAACCAATTGGCGCATCTCCTATTCTCCCATCCAAACAAAATCCAGTTTTTCGTTTCAGCTCCAAGCAAAAAGACGCGATTAAAAATTCGCATCCTTATCCGACGATAACGCGCAACGTTCGCTCGATCATTCGTCAACTCGGTATTGATGAAAGTGTCATTGCGAGACGTCTTGCGTCGGGAAATCGTGAAGAAGCTTTAGTTCCTGCCCAAGTTATTCAACCAAAACCCTCAAAATCTATTTCAACGGCAATTCCTGTGACAAATTTACCCGTTCGTCCGCAGATGCGCGATCAAAGTTGTCAAACCGCAGTATTTTCGTGCCCCAAATGCGAAGATCGTTACGAAAATTGCCTCAATGTTGGCACACAAACGACtgtcatcgaaaaatattcgGGAAGTTGTCAAACGGATGACGCGGATTTCACATTGGCGAAGCTCAAATTACGGAATTGGGAGAAAAAGAAGCAGTCGAATGACATTGAACGACTTCGAGACTTTCAACGAGAGTATGGCGTCGTCGAAAATGACTCTGATGAGGAATTTGATGACAGGAAACCAATCAGACCGGGGGCAATTGGACCTCCTGGATTTCGGGAACTTCCTTCGAAGAATCCACGGGCACGTACAAGCTATGAAGATCGTAATCCGTATTACGGTCgatattag
- the LOC134833721 gene encoding nuclear pore glycoprotein p62: MNFSFGTPSNTSAATTTTSNTPGFSFSATPASAATQAAPTLSLQPATTTATSAPNASAPAATLGSVTSTVQSTTGTGQAASSQHNFFQLEEFINKWTLELNEQEKLFMNQATQVNAWDKVLLANGDKIVSLNESVEKVKAEQDALEQELEFITAQHAELEECIVPLEQELAKIPQVDIERGQTYMMAETLDSQLKQMLEDVKEVVEHLNEANKFADPNDHITKIGKILNAHMSSLQWIDKSTEEINNRLEEISKMHDTIRKDNERSIRLTYYES; the protein is encoded by the coding sequence ATGAATTTCTCCTTCGGAACACCGTCAAACACGTCAGCagcgacaacaacaacttcaAACACTCCCGGGTTTTCGTTTTCCGCAACGCCAGCATCTGCCGCGACACAAGCAGCTCCAACTTTGTCACTGCAACCGGCAACGACGACAGCTACAAGTGCTCCAAATGCCTCCGCACCCGCAGCAACCTTGGGAAGTGTCACATCTACAGTTCAATCCACAACTGGCACCGGTCAAGCCGCCTCAAGTCAACACAATTTCTTCCAACTTGAGGAATTTATCAACAAATGGACCTTGGAACTGAACGAACAAGAGAAATTATTCATGAATCAGGCGACACAAGTGAATGCTTGGGACAAAGTTTTACTCGCGAACGGCGATAAAATCGTTTCGCTCAACGAATCCGTCGAAAAAGTCAAAGCCGAACAAGATGCTTTGGAACAGGAATTGGAATTTATTACCGCGCAACATGCCGAACTCGAAGAATGTATCGTGCCGCTTGAGCAAGAACTCGCCAAAATTCCACAAGTTGATATCGAACGCGGGCAAACTTACATGATGGCTGAAACTTTGGATTCGCAACTGAAACAAATGCTCGAGGATGTCAAAGAAGTCGTCGAACACTTGAATGAGGCAAATAAATTCGCAGATCCAAATGACCATATCACGAAAAttggcaaaattttgaatgcgCACATGAGTTCCTTGCAATGGATCGACAAATCTACGGAAGAAATCAACAATCGCTTGGAGGAAATCTCGAAGATGCATGATACGATCCGGAAAGACAACGAACGTTCAATTCGTCTCACTTACTATGAGtcttaa